From the Limosilactobacillus panis genome, one window contains:
- a CDS encoding serine hydrolase, with protein MSKHGLRTLFLVLSVSLGCFLRPTLVWAQVATPAQREAVQHLLLQKHVNGLALINGPGDHPEVVSNQVTRDSQQVVRTNRLIPIASFQKLMTGVAINQLVLSGKLVLSTPLSAFYPQVANSSQITIGRLMMHTSGLRNVPGKLAAPLENEAAQSQYMLKHYRSTGKFSWCYSDVDFSFLAAIIHRTTRQSYQNYLADKVLGPLGVRVEFADHLTNGHRVTQAMGKKQGWSTLQKRMSKELGAGDILCTPVAYWYFLYHGVLDNPTMLAQFTNRQAVGETYFGGAYIEAPYLHANGYLSGYSCTFYSNWESQQTVMLFANNLSYHELRVVNSQLVHAYFDDHRTEQKQINAE; from the coding sequence ATGAGCAAGCACGGACTGAGGACCCTCTTTTTAGTCTTAAGTGTTAGCTTAGGATGCTTTTTAAGGCCAACCTTAGTCTGGGCCCAGGTAGCAACCCCGGCACAAAGGGAGGCGGTTCAGCACCTCCTTTTGCAAAAACACGTCAACGGGCTGGCCCTAATAAATGGCCCTGGTGACCATCCAGAAGTGGTTAGCAACCAGGTAACAAGGGACTCCCAACAGGTGGTCCGGACAAACCGCCTGATCCCGATTGCCTCCTTCCAGAAACTGATGACCGGGGTGGCAATTAACCAATTAGTCCTTTCCGGAAAATTAGTGCTGAGCACGCCGCTGAGCGCTTTTTACCCGCAGGTGGCCAATAGTTCGCAAATTACAATAGGGCGGCTGATGATGCACACGAGTGGCCTTCGTAACGTCCCTGGTAAGTTAGCGGCACCGTTAGAAAACGAAGCGGCCCAAAGTCAGTATATGTTAAAGCATTACCGGTCAACGGGGAAATTTAGTTGGTGCTATTCTGACGTGGACTTCAGCTTTTTAGCGGCCATTATTCACCGGACGACCCGGCAGTCGTACCAGAATTACCTGGCGGACAAAGTTTTAGGACCCCTGGGGGTGCGGGTGGAGTTCGCTGACCATCTTACAAACGGGCACCGGGTAACTCAGGCGATGGGGAAAAAGCAGGGGTGGTCAACCTTACAAAAGCGCATGTCAAAAGAGCTCGGGGCTGGCGATATCCTATGTACCCCGGTAGCCTATTGGTACTTCTTGTACCATGGCGTACTTGATAACCCCACGATGCTGGCCCAGTTTACTAATCGGCAAGCAGTAGGGGAGACTTACTTTGGTGGTGCCTATATCGAGGCCCCATATCTCCACGCCAATGGTTACCTGAGTGGGTATTCATGTACCTTTTACAGTAACTGGGAAAGCCAGCAGACGGTGATGCTCTTTGCCAATAACCTTTCCTATCATGAATTACGGGTGGTCAACAGTCAACTAGTGCATGCTTACTTTGATGACCACCGGACAGAACAAAAGCAGATCAACGCCGAGTAG
- a CDS encoding universal stress protein — MDQEYQNILVPVDGSKEAELALERAIFVAKRNGAHVDVLNVIDTRAMAYNFAGMSDGSIAYQLVDKSKEYLTKLLKEAKEKNDFDNMDIHIRLGNPKTIISFDFIHDHHNDMIMIGASGLSRMQRAVMGSVTSYVKRNAPVDVLVVRTAVDKA, encoded by the coding sequence ATGGATCAAGAATACCAAAATATCTTAGTACCAGTTGATGGTTCTAAGGAAGCAGAATTAGCACTAGAACGGGCAATCTTTGTTGCTAAGCGTAACGGTGCCCATGTTGATGTATTGAACGTTATTGACACCCGGGCAATGGCATACAACTTTGCGGGAATGTCCGATGGGAGCATTGCTTATCAATTGGTTGATAAGTCAAAAGAATACCTGACCAAGCTGTTAAAAGAAGCAAAGGAAAAGAATGACTTTGATAATATGGATATCCACATTCGGTTGGGTAACCCAAAGACAATCATTTCCTTTGACTTCATTCATGACCACCATAATGACATGATCATGATTGGGGCTAGTGGCCTTTCACGGATGCAACGGGCAGTGATGGGATCCGTTACCTCCTATGTAAAGCGGAACGCCCCTGTGGACGTCTTGGTTGTTCGAACGGCCGTTGATAAAGCCTAA
- a CDS encoding Lrp/AsnC family transcriptional regulator, translated as MDKIDRKIINSLQENARVSLKELSKKCFISSPAIAARITKLEKAGVINGYHSSINMEKIGFHVRAFIQVQLEPRQKKEFYPFVQSVPNVVECNCVTGDYSEIMEVVFPSTTNLDDFINTIQQRFGKTSTQIVFSTSVNHRGIHLANEDDDENDKLSE; from the coding sequence ATGGATAAAATCGACCGCAAAATTATTAACTCTTTGCAAGAGAATGCCCGGGTGTCATTAAAGGAACTCTCTAAGAAATGTTTCATTTCCTCGCCTGCAATCGCCGCCCGCATTACTAAGCTGGAAAAGGCGGGGGTGATCAATGGCTACCACTCTTCCATTAACATGGAAAAAATTGGCTTCCACGTCCGGGCCTTTATCCAGGTCCAGTTGGAACCACGGCAAAAAAAGGAATTCTATCCCTTCGTCCAGAGTGTGCCCAACGTTGTCGAATGTAACTGCGTAACGGGCGATTATTCCGAAATTATGGAGGTTGTCTTTCCCTCAACCACCAACTTGGACGATTTCATCAACACCATCCAGCAACGCTTTGGAAAAACTAGTACCCAGATTGTCTTTAGTACCAGCGTCAACCACCGGGGAATCCACCTGGCAAACGAAGATGACGACGAGAACGATAAACTAAGCGAATAA
- a CDS encoding dicarboxylate/amino acid:cation symporter, translating into MKHYRFSRLSMGWQIMIGLVLGIICGVIFYQNNSAITVMQSLGTIFIRLIQMIVMPIVVSCLTVGIANIGDIKKLGRIGAKTLIYFEILTTIALILGIGMANLTHPGTFINIHDLHATDISQYMSTAKHAAHDSGFWPLVLSIIPTNIFKSMSDGDMMPVILFSVLFGLGIAAVGEKAKILIDVLNGVSEVMFKVTNWVMKFAPVGIFGLIGMTIAEMGLDALLPLGYFILIAYATMLIFIIVILGITAHLFHLRYWKTMRVIWDEIVLAFTTASSEVTLPRLMKKTHEMGVDKGITSFVIPTGYTFNLDGSAIYQSLAAIFLAQAYGLHLTLAHQITLLIVLMITSKGMAGVPGASFVVLLASVSTIGVPMAGLTFIAGIDRFVDMGRTAVNVVGNSIATLVIGESEKSLDRDQYNKFIDNYGKNK; encoded by the coding sequence GTGAAACATTATCGGTTCAGCCGTCTAAGCATGGGATGGCAAATTATGATTGGTTTAGTTTTGGGAATTATCTGTGGAGTGATTTTCTACCAAAATAATAGTGCCATCACAGTGATGCAAAGTCTGGGGACAATCTTTATCCGCCTGATCCAAATGATCGTTATGCCAATCGTTGTTTCCTGCTTAACAGTAGGGATTGCTAACATTGGTGATATTAAGAAACTGGGCCGGATTGGGGCCAAGACCTTGATCTACTTTGAAATTTTGACAACGATTGCCCTGATTCTTGGTATCGGGATGGCCAACTTGACCCACCCCGGAACGTTTATTAATATCCATGACCTTCACGCAACGGATATTTCTCAATACATGTCGACTGCCAAGCACGCGGCCCATGACAGTGGCTTTTGGCCTTTAGTCCTGTCAATCATTCCGACAAATATTTTTAAATCGATGTCTGACGGTGACATGATGCCAGTGATCTTGTTCTCCGTCCTGTTTGGGCTGGGAATTGCTGCGGTCGGTGAGAAAGCCAAAATTTTAATTGATGTTTTAAACGGGGTTTCTGAAGTAATGTTCAAGGTTACTAACTGGGTAATGAAGTTCGCCCCAGTTGGGATCTTCGGTCTGATTGGGATGACCATTGCGGAAATGGGGCTAGATGCACTGCTCCCGCTTGGCTACTTTATCCTGATTGCCTACGCCACGATGCTGATTTTTATTATCGTTATTCTCGGAATTACCGCCCATCTCTTCCACTTGCGTTACTGGAAAACAATGCGGGTTATCTGGGATGAAATTGTTCTGGCGTTTACAACCGCTAGTTCAGAAGTTACCCTCCCTCGGTTGATGAAGAAAACTCATGAGATGGGGGTTGATAAGGGAATCACCTCCTTTGTTATCCCAACTGGTTACACTTTTAACCTTGATGGGTCTGCTATTTATCAGTCCCTTGCCGCAATCTTTTTGGCCCAAGCTTATGGTCTGCACTTAACCCTTGCCCACCAGATTACCCTGCTAATTGTGTTAATGATTACTAGTAAAGGGATGGCGGGTGTGCCTGGGGCATCCTTTGTTGTCCTACTCGCTAGTGTTTCCACCATTGGGGTACCAATGGCGGGGCTGACGTTCATCGCCGGGATTGACCGGTTTGTCGACATGGGCCGGACAGCCGTTAACGTTGTCGGCAACTCAATTGCGACCCTGGTTATCGGTGAATCAGAAAAGTCGTTAGATCGTGACCAGTACAACAAGTTTATTGATAATTACGGAAAGAATAAGTAA
- a CDS encoding LacI family DNA-binding transcriptional regulator, translated as MAVTLRDIANKAGVSIATVSRILNNDVTLSVNEKTRQRVIATAEQFNYTKHKRTQNNRVQKVAVVQWYSLTQELDDLYYMAIRMEIERSAQRRGLQTVPIYQNNMEDIPQDVTGIIAIGKFSDAQVEKFQLVTKNIVFVDYDSLAAGYDCLVPDFENAVRSVISEFVNEGIKDIGMLAGTETTTDNEIVPDLRRFYFENDLRQKNLYHSEFIFAGDYTSMSGYKAMKRAIERLGNRLPHGIFIANDPMAVGALKAVQEAKIAIPQRLALISFNDTALVKYVYPSMSAVHVATDEMAHAAVDMMVKRLKNPDADPCKTVVGTHLIKRQTTK; from the coding sequence ATGGCAGTAACGTTACGAGACATTGCAAATAAAGCTGGGGTATCAATTGCGACGGTATCGCGAATCCTCAACAATGACGTGACCCTTTCAGTTAACGAAAAGACCCGGCAACGGGTAATTGCGACCGCTGAGCAGTTTAACTATACGAAACATAAGCGGACGCAGAACAACCGGGTCCAAAAGGTTGCGGTTGTTCAGTGGTACTCACTGACCCAGGAGCTGGATGATCTGTACTACATGGCTATCCGGATGGAAATTGAGCGTTCTGCCCAACGCCGGGGGCTACAGACCGTGCCGATTTACCAGAATAACATGGAGGATATTCCTCAAGACGTTACTGGTATTATTGCGATTGGTAAGTTTAGTGATGCCCAGGTAGAGAAGTTTCAGTTAGTGACAAAGAACATTGTCTTTGTTGATTATGATAGTTTAGCTGCTGGTTATGACTGCTTGGTTCCCGACTTTGAAAATGCTGTTCGTTCCGTAATTAGCGAGTTCGTTAATGAGGGAATCAAGGACATTGGAATGCTAGCGGGAACGGAAACCACTACGGATAACGAGATTGTTCCGGACCTCCGGCGCTTCTATTTTGAAAATGACCTCCGCCAAAAGAACCTGTATCACTCCGAATTTATATTTGCCGGCGACTACACCTCGATGTCGGGATATAAAGCAATGAAACGGGCAATTGAGCGGCTCGGTAATCGCCTACCGCACGGAATCTTTATTGCAAACGATCCGATGGCGGTTGGCGCGTTAAAAGCGGTTCAGGAAGCTAAGATTGCGATTCCGCAGCGGTTAGCGTTGATCTCGTTTAACGATACGGCGCTGGTCAAGTATGTTTACCCAAGTATGTCAGCGGTCCACGTGGCAACGGATGAAATGGCCCACGCGGCGGTTGACATGATGGTCAAGCGGCTAAAGAATCCAGATGCGGACCCGTGCAAGACAGTTGTGGGAACGCATTTGATAAAGCGGCAGACAACAAAATAA
- a CDS encoding UDP-glucose--hexose-1-phosphate uridylyltransferase, giving the protein MKLLEEYADKVIESGAYEPLDRIYVLNKIRALVGDEDVEAAADKPLVAQLVDLAVKRGKIEDGQTAREILNDQLYDLMTPRPSVVNREFWEKYQQSPETATNWFYKLCTSNDYVKVAAIKKNVVFDKPTKYGNLEITINLSKPEKDPKAIAAAAHDTKKKYPQCALCMENEGYKGRLGQAARSNHRIIRMTIGGKQWGFQYSPYAYFNEHCIFLYSKHEPMKINRQTLINLVEIENQLPAYFVGSNADLPIVGGSMLAHEHYQGGRHTFPMMKASIKKPLQFADYPAVEAGIVNWPMSDIRLTSADATQLIDLGTHIIDVWDHYSDESLNIKAFNGDTRHHTVTPIMHRDSEKYVLDLVLRDNNTSDKYPLGIFHPHEKLWHIKKENIGLIEVMGRAILPARLKDELNEVKKFWLGAENKIADSHLPWAKEVQAKTKITKDNVDEVMEQELANIFANVLENAGVFKEDAAGQAGWDRFIKQL; this is encoded by the coding sequence ATGAAGTTATTGGAAGAATATGCAGACAAGGTAATTGAAAGTGGCGCCTATGAACCGCTGGACCGGATTTACGTATTAAACAAAATCCGGGCCCTGGTTGGTGACGAAGATGTCGAAGCCGCTGCGGATAAGCCATTGGTTGCCCAGTTGGTTGACCTGGCTGTTAAGCGGGGGAAGATTGAGGACGGCCAAACGGCCAGAGAGATTCTCAATGACCAGCTGTACGACCTGATGACTCCACGGCCATCAGTGGTTAATCGCGAGTTCTGGGAAAAGTACCAACAATCCCCGGAGACCGCCACTAACTGGTTCTACAAGCTGTGTACCAGCAACGACTACGTTAAGGTTGCGGCGATTAAGAAGAACGTGGTCTTTGATAAGCCGACCAAGTATGGTAACTTAGAGATTACGATTAACCTTTCCAAGCCGGAAAAGGATCCTAAGGCAATCGCAGCAGCGGCTCACGACACGAAGAAAAAGTACCCACAATGTGCATTGTGCATGGAAAACGAGGGTTACAAGGGCCGGCTAGGTCAAGCAGCCCGGAGTAACCACCGGATTATCCGGATGACGATTGGTGGTAAGCAGTGGGGCTTCCAGTACTCGCCATACGCTTATTTCAACGAACACTGCATCTTCTTGTACAGTAAGCATGAACCAATGAAGATCAACCGGCAAACACTGATTAACCTGGTAGAAATTGAAAATCAGCTGCCAGCCTACTTCGTTGGTAGCAATGCCGACCTGCCGATTGTTGGGGGCTCAATGCTAGCCCATGAGCACTACCAGGGTGGCCGCCACACCTTCCCAATGATGAAGGCGTCAATCAAGAAGCCTCTGCAATTTGCTGACTACCCCGCAGTTGAAGCTGGAATCGTTAACTGGCCAATGAGCGACATTCGGTTAACGAGCGCGGATGCAACCCAACTGATTGACTTGGGGACCCACATTATTGATGTTTGGGACCATTACAGTGACGAAAGCCTCAACATTAAGGCATTTAATGGTGACACTCGCCACCACACGGTTACGCCAATCATGCACCGTGACAGTGAGAAGTACGTCCTCGACCTTGTTTTGCGGGACAATAACACGAGTGACAAGTACCCACTTGGTATTTTCCACCCGCACGAAAAGCTGTGGCACATTAAGAAGGAAAATATTGGCCTGATTGAAGTGATGGGGCGGGCAATCCTACCTGCCCGTCTTAAGGACGAACTCAACGAAGTCAAAAAGTTCTGGCTGGGTGCCGAAAACAAGATTGCCGACAGCCACCTGCCATGGGCAAAGGAAGTCCAGGCTAAGACAAAGATTACGAAAGACAACGTTGACGAAGTGATGGAACAAGAGCTGGCCAACATCTTTGCTAATGTTCTGGAAAACGCCGGGGTCTTCAAGGAAGACGCTGCCGGTCAAGCTGGCTGGGACCGGTTTATCAAGCAACTGTAA
- a CDS encoding galactokinase, producing MDKQQFLDEYKKVFNENGKDVFFSPGRINVIGEHTDYNGGHVFPCAISIGTYGVYGPREDTKVAIYSANSAKEENSKIITFDINDEQPQTAKDEKWVNYFKGMLVYLKQRGYKIDHGFNFYIHGYLPYGSGLSSSASIEMLMGNLLKEEFNLDIDEIELVKLGQKTENDFVGLNSGIMDQFAVGMGKKDNAIFLDCNTLEYKYLPLELGDYEILIMSTNKTHSLAGSKYNERVEECGEAVKRLSKKLNITKLGEIDSETFDQYTYLINDATLIRRARHAVSENERTKRAIDAMQKGDLEELGRLINASHVSLKYDYEVTGKELDTLAESAWEQPGCLGARMVGGGFAGSAIAIVKKSAAEDFKKNVGKIYRDKIGYDASFYDAEVVDGPHKL from the coding sequence ATGGATAAGCAACAATTTCTTGATGAGTACAAAAAGGTCTTTAACGAAAACGGCAAGGATGTCTTCTTCTCACCAGGCCGAATTAATGTGATCGGTGAACACACCGACTACAATGGCGGCCACGTTTTCCCATGTGCTATTAGTATTGGAACGTATGGCGTTTATGGACCACGGGAAGATACCAAGGTCGCAATCTACTCTGCTAACTCCGCTAAGGAAGAGAACAGTAAGATCATCACCTTTGATATCAATGATGAGCAACCCCAAACCGCGAAGGACGAAAAGTGGGTCAACTACTTTAAGGGGATGCTTGTTTACCTGAAGCAGCGTGGCTACAAGATTGACCATGGTTTCAACTTCTACATTCATGGTTACCTGCCATACGGTTCCGGACTTTCTTCATCTGCTTCCATTGAAATGCTGATGGGGAACTTACTGAAGGAAGAATTTAACTTAGACATTGATGAAATTGAGTTAGTTAAGCTTGGTCAAAAGACCGAAAACGACTTTGTCGGTCTGAACTCCGGTATCATGGACCAGTTTGCTGTCGGGATGGGGAAGAAAGACAACGCCATCTTCCTAGACTGCAATACCTTGGAATACAAGTACCTGCCACTTGAACTGGGTGACTACGAAATCCTGATCATGAGTACGAACAAGACCCACTCCTTAGCGGGCTCCAAGTACAACGAACGGGTTGAAGAATGTGGTGAAGCAGTTAAGCGCCTGAGCAAGAAGTTAAACATCACTAAGCTCGGTGAAATTGACTCTGAAACTTTTGACCAATACACTTACCTGATCAACGATGCCACCTTAATTCGTCGGGCCCGGCACGCCGTTAGTGAAAATGAACGAACAAAGCGGGCCATCGACGCAATGCAAAAGGGTGACCTGGAAGAACTCGGCCGCTTGATCAACGCATCCCACGTTTCCCTGAAGTACGACTACGAAGTCACTGGTAAGGAACTGGATACCTTAGCAGAAAGTGCTTGGGAACAACCTGGCTGCCTGGGTGCCCGGATGGTCGGCGGTGGATTCGCCGGCAGTGCCATTGCCATTGTTAAGAAGTCCGCTGCGGAAGACTTCAAGAAGAACGTCGGTAAGATTTACCGTGACAAGATTGGCTACGATGCCAGCTTCTATGATGCTGAAGTGGTTGACGGACCACATAAGTTGTAA
- a CDS encoding SGNH/GDSL hydrolase family protein, giving the protein MAIYHAKDLLPLAQRTGRWVVRKINNQPVLYTTNLGSTIKMVSKAAQEVQVTVLDNGSPQVASQFYAYRVDQGAWQRVAAAKGTWKISLPDCQSHLIEVMTAGNTDLDPVWTGQAGFAIVVITSKAGALHPAPLQPLVDFIGDSITAGCWVAGRHASVDYRPESNYVGIASDRLGIDSVRIAYSAGGVLRPATGGVPVASQFLPKIDRTVRWAANQPDIVVINIGVNDRRYPTDQFVPAYDHFISLVESIFPESLILIMAPFSQTFRTEIIRCAHRHHLPVIDTMDWCTSFTDGLHPDQIGAQTAGQQLAETLAPFLKQFKGGKRQ; this is encoded by the coding sequence ATGGCAATTTATCACGCTAAAGATCTTTTGCCCCTTGCCCAGCGAACCGGGCGGTGGGTAGTAAGAAAGATCAATAACCAGCCGGTACTATACACCACCAACCTCGGCAGTACCATCAAAATGGTCAGCAAAGCGGCCCAAGAAGTTCAGGTAACGGTCCTGGACAACGGAAGTCCACAGGTGGCTAGTCAGTTCTATGCCTACCGAGTTGACCAGGGGGCCTGGCAGCGGGTCGCTGCCGCTAAGGGAACATGGAAGATTTCCCTACCGGATTGTCAATCCCACCTCATCGAAGTAATGACGGCCGGTAACACTGACCTTGATCCGGTCTGGACCGGCCAAGCTGGGTTTGCGATCGTTGTCATCACAAGTAAGGCAGGGGCCCTTCATCCCGCTCCTTTGCAACCACTCGTTGACTTCATTGGCGACTCAATAACGGCCGGCTGTTGGGTAGCTGGACGTCATGCTTCTGTTGATTACCGGCCCGAGAGTAACTATGTTGGTATTGCCAGCGATCGACTGGGGATTGATAGCGTGCGGATTGCCTATTCCGCCGGTGGGGTCTTGCGCCCAGCCACCGGTGGGGTTCCCGTGGCCAGTCAGTTTCTCCCAAAAATTGACCGGACAGTCAGGTGGGCTGCTAACCAGCCGGACATAGTTGTTATCAACATTGGCGTCAACGACCGTCGCTACCCTACCGACCAGTTTGTCCCGGCATATGATCACTTCATCAGCCTGGTAGAATCGATTTTCCCAGAAAGTTTGATCCTGATCATGGCCCCTTTTAGTCAAACCTTTCGTACGGAAATCATCCGGTGTGCACACCGCCACCACCTTCCCGTAATCGATACCATGGATTGGTGCACCAGCTTTACCGATGGCCTCCACCCCGACCAGATTGGGGCACAAACGGCTGGGCAACAGCTAGCAGAGACCCTAGCCCCATTTTTAAAACAATTTAAAGGAGGAAAACGACAATGA
- a CDS encoding tyrosine-protein phosphatase, with protein sequence MKRLLNIEDGYNFRELGGYSTQDGRRIKFNRLIRSGSLTRLNEHDQFVPAAIPVKNDLDLRSNPEVAAAPDRVPTGATYRHLPVFAVDETDASHSDEEIARQMQEEGNGYRHMLEVYRRMASLPSAKQAYQEMFRILLSATNGATLFHCTAGKDRTGFAAFLILSALGVPHETIVKDYLLTNEVTADVRKKWLAGIRKNSAGLGNVDAVVSNRNALASVNADYLNTALATIKEESGDVNHYLTDYLDLSKGDLITLRHLYLD encoded by the coding sequence ATGAAACGCTTATTAAACATTGAAGATGGCTATAATTTTCGTGAACTTGGTGGTTACTCAACTCAGGATGGGCGCCGAATTAAGTTCAACCGTCTAATCCGTTCTGGGTCCTTAACCCGGCTTAATGAACACGACCAGTTTGTCCCGGCAGCCATCCCCGTTAAAAATGACCTCGACCTCCGCTCCAATCCAGAAGTGGCGGCTGCCCCAGATCGGGTTCCCACCGGCGCTACCTACCGTCACCTCCCCGTCTTTGCGGTTGACGAAACAGACGCCTCACACAGCGACGAAGAGATTGCCCGGCAAATGCAAGAAGAGGGTAACGGCTACCGACATATGCTCGAGGTTTACCGGCGGATGGCCAGTTTGCCAAGCGCAAAGCAGGCTTACCAGGAGATGTTTAGGATCCTCCTTTCCGCGACCAATGGGGCAACTCTCTTCCACTGCACGGCGGGAAAAGACCGGACCGGCTTTGCTGCCTTCCTAATTCTCTCCGCACTGGGTGTTCCACATGAAACAATTGTTAAGGACTACCTCTTAACCAACGAGGTCACAGCAGACGTGCGGAAGAAGTGGCTTGCCGGAATCCGTAAAAATAGTGCCGGTCTAGGGAATGTCGATGCGGTCGTCAGCAACCGTAACGCCCTGGCCTCCGTCAATGCCGACTACCTCAACACGGCCCTGGCCACAATTAAGGAAGAGTCCGGGGACGTTAACCACTACCTGACCGACTACCTTGACCTCTCAAAAGGTGATTTAATAACCCTGCGCCATTTATATTTGGACTAG
- a CDS encoding YbhB/YbcL family Raf kinase inhibitor-like protein, with the protein MQISVPLIDGFLADEYGKYAPAELMVADHPVKSFPIHITDAPAGTKSFALVFIDFDSTPVCGFTWIHWLAANIPATLTDIPADASRQLKAQFVQGKNSNAGRLVNGDPQIASGYVGPQPPDKAHDYTLTVYALDTVLPLENGYWLNDFLHAAEGHVLAKAKATVPSRA; encoded by the coding sequence ATGCAAATTTCTGTTCCGTTAATTGACGGTTTTCTGGCTGACGAGTACGGTAAGTACGCACCGGCCGAGTTGATGGTCGCTGACCACCCAGTGAAGTCTTTCCCCATCCATATTACGGATGCCCCCGCAGGGACGAAGTCGTTTGCACTTGTTTTCATTGATTTTGATTCAACCCCCGTCTGTGGTTTTACGTGGATTCACTGGCTCGCCGCCAATATTCCAGCGACGCTGACCGACATTCCGGCCGATGCCAGCCGTCAGTTAAAAGCACAATTTGTCCAGGGAAAGAACAGTAACGCCGGCCGCCTGGTCAATGGCGACCCACAGATTGCCAGTGGTTATGTTGGTCCGCAACCACCGGACAAGGCTCACGACTACACATTAACCGTCTACGCACTGGATACCGTCCTCCCCTTAGAGAACGGTTATTGGCTTAATGACTTTCTCCACGCTGCGGAGGGTCATGTCCTCGCTAAAGCTAAAGCAACCGTCCCTAGTCGCGCTTAA
- a CDS encoding IS110 family transposase: MRTVFGIDVSKHTINLAIVVNKVKVDECKLTLDRHGLADLLKLLKSFHQPEVVFEATGIYSRILQHFLDCNEFEYTMLNPLAAKKQLDNLRPYKSDRSDALNLAQTSFIIHRSLSYKQSPIYEQLHDLSRFYQEVSRNVISHKNRLHRALQLTFPQLESLFSNTNNELYWAIVQHFACPSQVFNTSFTELYSFILNSTNKIISANRANRIAKKLLVLAKNAHKAENLPEYNLLLSIPGFGVRTVTSLIGELGDIRRFHSSNALNAYIGVDLRHYESGNFVAADHISKRGDAVARKILFRSIQNIAVASHFHPNHINDFYQKRKRQSSQPGTKKIAIAAIHRLLRTIYHLVKYNQSYNYGKRISISN; this comes from the coding sequence TTGCGTACTGTATTTGGAATTGATGTTAGTAAACATACAATTAATCTGGCAATTGTAGTTAATAAAGTGAAAGTTGATGAGTGTAAACTAACCCTTGATCGTCATGGATTAGCCGACTTATTAAAATTACTCAAGTCTTTCCATCAACCTGAAGTAGTTTTTGAAGCGACTGGCATTTACTCACGAATTCTTCAACACTTTCTTGATTGTAATGAATTTGAATACACAATGCTTAATCCATTAGCTGCTAAAAAGCAGCTCGATAATTTACGTCCTTACAAATCAGACCGCAGTGATGCATTAAATTTAGCTCAAACTAGTTTTATTATTCACCGCTCTTTATCTTATAAGCAGAGCCCAATATATGAACAACTACATGATCTTAGTCGATTTTACCAAGAGGTAAGTCGGAATGTTATTAGTCATAAAAACCGCCTACACCGTGCTTTGCAGCTCACCTTCCCGCAATTAGAGTCACTATTTAGTAACACTAATAACGAGTTATATTGGGCAATTGTGCAACACTTTGCTTGCCCTTCGCAAGTCTTTAATACTTCATTTACTGAGCTATATTCCTTTATCCTGAATAGCACTAATAAAATTATATCGGCTAACCGCGCAAACCGCATTGCCAAAAAGTTATTAGTACTTGCTAAAAATGCTCATAAAGCAGAAAATTTACCTGAATATAATTTACTATTGAGCATTCCTGGGTTTGGGGTACGAACTGTTACCTCTTTAATTGGTGAATTAGGCGATATTCGTCGCTTTCACAGTAGTAATGCGCTTAATGCCTACATCGGGGTTGATCTTAGACATTATGAATCAGGCAACTTCGTTGCTGCTGATCATATTAGTAAACGTGGTGACGCAGTCGCTCGTAAAATTCTATTTAGATCCATTCAAAATATTGCAGTGGCTAGTCATTTTCACCCTAATCATATTAATGACTTTTATCAGAAAAGGAAAAGGCAATCTTCTCAGCCTGGGACTAAGAAAATTGCCATTGCAGCGATACATCGTCTTCTCAGAACGATTTATCATCTCGTGAAATACAATCAATCTTATAATTATGGAAAACGAATTAGTATATCAAACTGA